A single Antechinus flavipes isolate AdamAnt ecotype Samford, QLD, Australia chromosome 5, AdamAnt_v2, whole genome shotgun sequence DNA region contains:
- the YAF2 gene encoding YY1-associated factor 2 isoform X3 — protein MEPLKFQISGRKPRPVSQLVAQQVTQQFVPPPQSKKEKKDKLEKEKSEKETTSKKNSHKKTRPRLKNVDRSSAQHLEVTVGDLTVIITDFKEKTKSPPASSAVSADHHSQSGSSSDNTERGMSRSSSPRGEASSLNGESH, from the exons GAAACCTCGACCTGTCTCCCAGTTGGTTGCACAGCAAGTTACTCAGCAATTTGTGCCCCCCCCAcagtcaaagaaagagaaaaaagataaattagaaaaggaaaaaagtgaaaaagaaacaaCTAGCAAAAAGAACAGTCATAAGAAAACCAG GCCACGATTGAAAAATGTGGATCGGAGTAGCGCTCAGCATTTGGAAGTGACCGTTGGAGATCTGACAGTCATTATTACAGACTTTAAGGAGAAAACTAAGTCGCCACCTGCATCTAGTGCTGTTTCTGCAGATCATCATAGTCAGAGCGGTTCTAGCTCTGATAATACAGAGAGAGGAATGTCCAGGTCATCTTCACCCAGAGGAGAAGCCTCGTCATTAAATGGAGAGTCTCATTAA